One window of Desulfovibrio subterraneus genomic DNA carries:
- a CDS encoding adenylate kinase, which produces MNILTFGPNGSGKGTQGALVKKKYNLDHIESGAIFRQHIGGGTELGKKAKEYIDRGDLVPDDITIPMVLETLKGAGPNGWLLDGFPRNMVQAEKLYDALRAEGIKLDYVIEILLPREVAKNRIMGRRLCKNDNNHPNNIFIDAIKPNGDVCRVCGGALSSRADDQDETAINKRHDIYYNTVDGTLAAAYFYKDLAAKGETKYIELNGEGSIDSIKDTLLAQLA; this is translated from the coding sequence CACTTTCGGACCTAACGGCAGCGGCAAGGGCACCCAGGGTGCTCTGGTGAAGAAGAAATACAACCTTGACCACATCGAATCCGGTGCAATCTTCCGTCAGCACATCGGCGGCGGCACCGAACTCGGCAAAAAGGCCAAGGAATACATCGACCGCGGCGACCTCGTACCGGACGACATCACCATTCCCATGGTTCTGGAAACCCTGAAGGGTGCCGGTCCCAACGGCTGGCTGCTCGACGGTTTCCCCCGCAACATGGTTCAGGCCGAGAAGCTGTACGACGCTCTTCGCGCTGAAGGTATCAAGCTGGATTACGTCATCGAAATCCTCCTGCCCCGCGAAGTTGCCAAGAACCGCATCATGGGCCGTCGTCTCTGCAAGAACGACAACAACCATCCCAACAACATCTTCATCGACGCCATCAAGCCCAACGGCGATGTATGCCGCGTCTGTGGCGGTGCTCTGTCCTCCCGCGCTGATGACCAGGACGAAACTGCCATCAACAAGCGTCACGACATTTACTACAACACCGTGGACGGCACCCTCGCTGCTGCCTACTTCTACAAGGACCTCGCTGCCAAGGGCGAGACCAAGTACATTGAACTGAACGGCGAAGGCTCCATCGACTCCATCAAGGACACCCTTCTCGCTCAGCTCGCTTAA
- the ilvN gene encoding acetolactate synthase small subunit, whose amino-acid sequence MSSQITRTVLDVTVSNHAGVMSHVCGLFSRRAFNVEAILCLPLNGGEVSRIWLLVNEDDRLEQMIRQMRKLQDVHDVRVSSEHIGVFSQLGTVMNR is encoded by the coding sequence ATGTCTAGCCAGATTACCCGCACGGTTCTTGATGTAACGGTAAGCAACCACGCCGGTGTCATGTCGCATGTGTGCGGCCTGTTTTCCCGGCGGGCCTTCAACGTGGAAGCTATTCTCTGTCTGCCCCTGAACGGTGGCGAAGTGAGCCGCATATGGCTGCTGGTGAACGAGGATGACCGGCTGGAGCAGATGATACGGCAGATGCGCAAACTGCAGGACGTGCACGACGTGCGCGTGAGCAGCGAGCATATCGGGGTGTTCAGTCAGCTTGGCACTGTCATGAATCGTTAG